The DNA region ACGAAACACTGAAAATTAAATACGATTTAAAGAAGCGGATCCGGGATCTTATGGATGCCGTCGAGGGACTCTCAGACACCCGTGCCCATAAAACAAGAAAGCTGCGCCTGCTGGACATCCTGGGCAACGCTAATATCCCTGAATATTACCCTTACATCAGGTCCAGTTTCTCTGAGGATGATCCGGAGGTGGTTGGCAGAGCGGTAGAAAGTGCAGGAAACAGTTTCAATCATGATTTTCTATCTTCACTCATCGGTTTTCTTGCTTCCGATACTCTACGGCCCAAAGCCCGATCAGCTCTCGTAAAGTATGGAGCGCCGGTCATTGATCCCCTGGTTGAAGCTGTGGTTCAGCGTACCTACTCCATGGAAGCCCTGCGCTCGGTGCCATCCGTAATTGAACATTTTGACACCCAAAAAGCAGTTGCCGCTTTATTTAATTTGTTGGATGAGGATGATTATTTACTGCAGATGAAAGCTGTAAAGTCCCTGAACAATCTAAAATCGTCACACCCGGAGTTACGGTTCAATAAGAAAGAAGTGGCACGTCGAATTTTGGAGGAGGGGAAAGTATATCTCAGCACATTATCTGCGATGCATACCCAAATTATACTGGCCTACAAAAGACAGAAACGGGGATCTGAAGAAGAGAACACACAGCTAACCGAGGCGCGCAGAAACCTCATCGAACTACTCGAAAAACGTCTTGACAATGATCTCGAACGAATTTTTGGGCTGCTGGGCCTTAAATACCCGCCAGACGATATCGGGAATGCGCTCGAAGGCATACGCAGCAATAAACCTGAACAGCGCATCAATGCTATAGAGTTTTTGGATAACTTACTAGAACCGGACTTGAAACGCGTTCTTATTCCCATTGTTGAAACTACGATTCTGGATGCTATTTCCGAAGAGACTTTAGACTCCCTGAATTTGGAAATTCTATCTGAGAAAGAGTGCTTTGAATTGTTGCTTGGGGGAAATGATCAGCGTATCAAACTTGCTGTGCTGCAACTCATTGCACTGCTTGGAGATGAGAAATACATGCCTGTAGTAAAACCCTATACGGAAAGTGATAATCCAACTATTCAATCGGGTGCCAAGGAAGCTTTGGTTAAGCTTTCACAGATTTAAGTTATAAGGTATTGGGTATAGGGGGGGGAGTGGTGGTTATAGGGTGATATGTTGGAAGTTTCGCCTATGAATTGCTTTTGATGAGCTTATCAATTCTTGAGGCGAGGGTAAAGTGGTCGGAGGCTGAATTTTTTTTGAGCACGTTCGACATCAGGCAGACCAGGTAAACTCTCCCATCAGGTTGCTCTACTATTGACACAGAATTCATGTAATTGTAAACATTGCCCATATATTTTCCGCACTTGAACCCTTCTTCCTGCTGGCATTTGTATAGACTCCCGGACTTAAAATAAACGGCAGCATCGGTTAATGCCGGAGAAGCAGCATAGCGAATTCTGCGATCGGTCATGTACATAAGTCGCTTCATTTCCAGACTGGATTTTTCATCAACGAACTCACCCTTTTCTATAGCAATTAAGAATTTCATTAAACCCAGCGGTGTACCGATACTGCCACCGGAAGGAGGTATAATCTGGCTGGCACCGGATGTAAACAACCTGCCCAGCCGCCACTCTTCATTTCCAATTCCTATCTCTCGTAAAGGCTCATTGACTATGGCCATTGCAATTTTAGAGAGTTCTTTTTTAGGTGTCGTTTTAAAGTAGCGGTTGGCTTCTTCTTCAGTGAGTTGCGGGTACTCTTTCCCGTAAACCCTCATCAAAATACTCTCACGCCAAACCACACTAGCGGCCCCGTTATTGCTGACGGACAACATGTGATCGGTCCACTCATAAAGGGAAAACACATCACTTTCTTTAACCCTTCTATTTTCAAACGTACCGGTTTCGGGATCGTAAACCGGTATTTCATGTTCATCGTATCCGCCCCAGGAACCGGCCATAACTTTTTTGGTTCTTAGGAGCTCCTGTTTTTTTGCAAAGGAGTTTGGGAAAACGGTATCCAGTTCATTAAATAATGCCGCAAGCACGGCCAGTTTGCCCACACTTCCCGGCTGGTATCCTCTTTTTTCTTTTAGTTGGGCATATTTTATCGTCCTCCCCGGAGTGATATCCAATAAAGTAATGGAGTAGCTCTCATCCAGGGTCGGGAAAATGTCTCTGACCGATTTTTGGAGCTGAGGGTCGGGTTCGGGTAATCCCGACAGGCTGTCTCCCCTTGCATCCGTTAAATGAAGCCTTATATCAGTGATGGATTTTTGGGCACCCGGGGGAGGCTTCGGGGCATCAATTTCTCCGTTCACGATACGCTGCAGCCTTAACAGCCTGTTTATACCGGTCTCTTCATAGCCGTCTATGGGATATACAGATTGCTCAGCGGTAGCAAAGAGGGCGATTAATATGGTCAGGAAAACCCGTAAGCTGGTCGTCATAGTTTGGTTGAGAGCTTAATCTTTTTGTTTCTACCTATTTTAGGTGTTATTGACTCTAAATAGGCTGAGCTGGCTGCTTTTTTATTTTCAACGAATGGTCTCACCTGAAACAGCCAGAGCTTGTCATTTTTAAAACCTAATTCAATATCATAAGGTCCTTCTGATCCGATTCCGGGTGTATTCGGCAATACCTTTTTTACGGTATTCGCCAGCTCTCTTATGGCATCCATATTCTTCTTATTGAGTATGGCTTGGTCAAAAGCTGCTGTTTTTTTCTGCAGGCCTCCTGCAAGCGGAAGTACATTATAATACGGTTCCCTGGAGGGAGCAATAAGTACCGCTTCCCCTGAGGGCATAATAAGATAAGATTCGGCAACCTGTCCGTCGACGGCCC from Halalkalibaculum roseum includes:
- a CDS encoding serine hydrolase, with the protein product MTTSLRVFLTILIALFATAEQSVYPIDGYEETGINRLLRLQRIVNGEIDAPKPPPGAQKSITDIRLHLTDARGDSLSGLPEPDPQLQKSVRDIFPTLDESYSITLLDITPGRTIKYAQLKEKRGYQPGSVGKLAVLAALFNELDTVFPNSFAKKQELLRTKKVMAGSWGGYDEHEIPVYDPETGTFENRRVKESDVFSLYEWTDHMLSVSNNGAASVVWRESILMRVYGKEYPQLTEEEANRYFKTTPKKELSKIAMAIVNEPLREIGIGNEEWRLGRLFTSGASQIIPPSGGSIGTPLGLMKFLIAIEKGEFVDEKSSLEMKRLMYMTDRRIRYAASPALTDAAVYFKSGSLYKCQQEEGFKCGKYMGNVYNYMNSVSIVEQPDGRVYLVCLMSNVLKKNSASDHFTLASRIDKLIKSNS